The Ancylobacter sp. WKF20 genome contains a region encoding:
- the lipB gene encoding lipoyl(octanoyl) transferase LipB, with protein MDATTSPATSARDDLAARLLPQPGSPPVRWRVTPGLTDYAEALAEMDRLAAAIAGGEEDELVWLIEHPPLYTAGTSARLEDLVDPDRFPIHPAGRGGQYTYHGPGQRVAYVMLDLKRRTPDVRRYVAALEEWLIRALDAFNVRGERREDRVGVWVRRPASEEGEDKIAAIGIRLRRWVTMHGISLNVEPDLTHFDGIVPCGVREHGVTSLVALGRPVGMDDVDLALRREFEAIFGPTVAV; from the coding sequence ATGGACGCGACCACCAGCCCCGCCACCTCCGCCCGCGACGACCTTGCCGCCCGGCTTCTGCCGCAGCCCGGCAGCCCGCCCGTGCGCTGGCGGGTGACCCCCGGCTTGACCGACTATGCTGAGGCGCTGGCGGAGATGGACCGCCTCGCCGCCGCCATCGCCGGCGGGGAGGAGGACGAGCTGGTCTGGCTCATCGAGCATCCCCCGCTCTACACCGCCGGCACCAGCGCGCGCCTGGAGGATCTCGTCGATCCCGACCGCTTCCCGATCCATCCGGCCGGGCGGGGCGGGCAGTACACTTATCACGGCCCCGGCCAGCGCGTGGCCTATGTGATGCTCGACCTCAAGCGCCGCACGCCGGATGTGCGCCGCTACGTCGCCGCGCTGGAAGAATGGCTGATCCGCGCACTCGACGCCTTCAATGTGCGCGGCGAGCGCCGGGAGGACCGCGTGGGCGTGTGGGTGCGGCGCCCGGCGAGTGAGGAGGGCGAGGACAAGATCGCCGCCATCGGCATTCGCCTGCGCCGCTGGGTGACGATGCACGGCATCTCGCTCAATGTGGAACCGGACCTCACGCATTTCGACGGCATCGTGCCCTGCGGCGTGCGCGAGCATGGCGTGACCAGCCTCGTGGCGCTTGGCCGGCCGGTCGGCA